CACCGTCTCCGTGGAAGTCACCATGCAGCCAGTATAGCGGGAAACGGAGCAGCCCTAAATCGGACAGAGCCCGTTCTCGCATAATGGGTCGCGAAAAGCAGCAAGGGACTTCGCCTTAACTTCCCACCCTGCTCAGCCTCAAGCGTTCGATTGAGAGACCTTTTGTTTGGTTGCAGCCACGGCAGCGATCAATAGGACTATTGGCAACTTGTCCCACAGCTTGCTGCGGGCCCCTCCACCTCACGCCCCAATAGTCTATGCCCCTTTCCCTCCCCGTTCTTATCGCCGCGGGCGCAACGGACCTGACGCCTTTTCTTGTCCTGTTCGCCGGCATCGCCTTCGTTGTGATCGCCATCGGATACCTGCGCATCCATCCGTTCATTTCGCTAGTAATCGCGGCCGTTTTGGTAGGCTCCTTGAGCAACCTATTTGCAAAGACGGAATCCAATCCTATTACCTCAGCGATCGGCGAAACCATGCGACAACTCGGCAACACAGCCGGCGGCATCGCCTGGATCATCGCTCTTGCCGCGATTATCGGCCTGTGCCTGATGGAGAGCGGCGCCGCTGACCGAATCGTCAGGTGCATGATCAAGGTCTTTGGCGAAGAGCGAGCCGGCTACGCCATGCTCGCTTCCGCCTTCTTCCTCTCCATTCCCGTCTTCTTCGATACCGTCTTCTATTTGATCGTGCCACTGGCACAAGCGCTCGCCTACCGCCTCGGCCGTCACTACGTCTACTTCATCGTCGCAGTCTGCACCGGAGCAGCAATCACCCATAGCTTGGTGCCGCCCACCCCCGGACCACTTCTCGTAGTGGAGTCCTTGGGACTGAACCTAGGGCACACCATCGTCGGAGGAATTACGCTGGGCATTTTGCCAGCAATCGTCGGCTTGAGGCTTGGCAAAGCATTGGATGCGAAGCTCGGAATCCAACTCCGCGACAGCGGTATGCTGCACACCGCAGATTTGAAAGAGATTACAGAGAAGGACCTCAGCGAATTGCCTGGCTTTCTGATGGCCGCTCTCCCCGTTGCCCTGCCCGTTCTCTTGATCGCCAGTTCTTCCTTTATGGGAGAGTTTTCTTCACAAGAATCACTGGGCTTGATTTTCACCGTCATCGAAGTCCTTGGGCAAAAGCACGTCGCCATGTTCATCGGGGCACTGATTGCTATCAGCCTCCTAGCCCGCTACCGGAAACTCGACAAGCGCTCGCTTTGGAAAGCTCTTGAAAGCCCGCTCGGAACCGCGGGAACCATCATTCTCATAACCGCGGCGGGCGGCGCCTTCGGCGGCATGATTCGACAATCAGGTATTGGCGAAACGATTACAGAGCTCACGGAAGGCTCCGGATTCAGCTTCATCCTGCTGGCATGGCTCGTCGCCGCCGTCATGAAAGTCGCTCAAGGATCCTCTACGACCTCGATGATTACGACCTCAGGGATCATGGCTGGCATATTGGCAACCTTGTCTGCCACCGGAGCAAGCCTCGGTTTTGACCCCTTCTACATCTTTGCCGCAATCGCCTTCGGGGCCATGTTCGGCTCTTGGATGAACGACAGCGGTTTCTGGATCGTTTGCAAGATGACCGGCTTCACCGAGTCAGAAACCCTGAAAACTTGGACCCTCTCCGTCAGCGTCATCTCGCTTACCGGACTCGTTCAACTGCTCGTCCTCTCCCATGTGGTAGCCTATCCGTTCGGTCGTTGAAAACGGTACGGCGCAAACGCGTCGCGAGAGGCGGCCCGAAATCGACGCAATTAAGGATCAACTCAATTCGTAACCCAACGAACATTCGATCCTACCAACGAAACCTCCGGACTTCCTCATGATTCCCCCTCAAGAATCGATCCGCTACATTGCGCCAAACCAACTGGACGCGTCGGTCGCGTCCATCGTGGACGTGCGCACAGCCGAAGCGTTCGCGGCATGCCACGCCGACAACGCGCTCAATTTCTGCGTCTACGAAGTGACCTTCGTAGAAACGATCGAAAAAGCCGTTCCAGACAAAGGCTCGACAATTGTCGTCTACGGAGAGAGCGAACAGTACCACGCCGCTCCCGTCGCCGCACACCGGCTCCAAGAAGCAGGCTACTGCAACGTGTTCGTGCTGCAGGGAGGACTCGAAGCATGGATCGCCAACGAACTTCCCCACGTGAAGCGCGCTCCAGCAGAAAAGAGTCTAGCAGGCCGCTATTCATTGAACCTGCAAAAGACGAAAGTACGCTGGATCGGACGCAACCTTACCAATCAGCACGATGGAACCATCGCTTGCAAAAGCGGATTTCTCGAAATCGCTGCCGACGGATCCGCCCAATCCGGCGAGCTCGTGGTGGACATGAAGCAGATACATTGTAACGACATTTCCGATACGAAACTTTCTTCTCTGCTTGTTTCTCACTTGGAATCCATCGACTTCTTCCAGACCGAAAAATATCCCTCCGCGCAGTTCTCCCTGGATCGCGTGTTCCTCGATCCCACGGCCAGTCCGGGAACCCCAAACGCGAGGATGGAAGGCCAAATGCAAATACGAGGAAAAAAGCAACCGCTGCACCTGGAGTGCACCCTCGCTCAAACCGACACTGGCTACGTGCTACAAACGCAATTCGACCTGGACCGCACCGCTTTCGGCGCGGTTTACGGCTCCGCCCGTTTCTTCGAGCGCCTAGGAATGCACCTCGTCAACGACTTGGTGAACCTGCAAATCACCGCCTTCTTCGAGAAGAAGAAGACAGCTTAGACTCCATCGAGCAACAATCCCGGCGGCAAACTCTCCCCAAACGAGGAAGCGCGCTCAGTTCTCGTAACAGGTACGTAATCTCGCAAGGGCAACAAACGACTTTCCGGTACCCCTGACTTTTCTAGCTTGCTGGCAACCTTGCCCGCCGTTTTTCGAGATAAATTCAAGCTGCGGTCGTCTACCACCCGGGCCGACTTGAGGAAAAGCGGAACCGCTCCCGACAAATCGCTCTCGCTCCAGTCTAGCTTCCGCAAACGATCAAAGAGCGTCTCCACCGTATCCGGAGGCATGATACAGTCGTCGCTGGCTTGCAGCAGCACTCGACTCAACAACCCGCCAAATCCCGCCAACAGGACCGAGATCGGCTTTCCGTCCTTCAGTTGATCGTCAAGTCGCTGGATCAGCTCGCCGTAGAGCCTCTGCTTCTGAGACAGCCCCACCTTTTCCAAAGAGGCCAGCAGCCGAACACGCTCCGCCTCCGCCCGCCTCCCATTCTGCAAGCTAGCAAATTGCCTCTCGAACAGTTCCACTTGCCGGACAGCAGGATAGCCCGCCACCACCCGCCGCAACAGGATCAAGAGCTGAACCTCCACCTTTGCCGAAGCTGAATCCAATTCCTCCAGCAGCTCATCCAATCGATCCAGCCGGGCCTCGTCCCCAGCTGCTCCAAATCCCGGACGCAAGAGATAGCCCGTCAATTGAAGCCAAGACTCCGCAGCGTCCGCCCCGCGCGAGATCACAGCGGATCCTTCAAGCGGTACTGTCGCCAAAGCCCGGCACAAATCCAAGTTCCACTCGTGCTTGGCAGCACCCAACGCATTTTCCAGGTCCTTGAGGATTCGCGAGCCCTTCAAGCCCTGTCCCTTCGACGAAAGTCCACGCTTCAGAACTTGCTTCGCCTTGCCAAGCTTCGCCTCGCTCACGCCCAATTCTCGGCTCGCTGCGTCTGGCGAAAAATCGAATTCCCCTCTCAAGTTGAACTCCAAAGGCCAAACGCCAGGTTTCGAATCGTCCAACGACTCGCAACTCACCGTCAACAAGCCTAGCTCGTTCACCTCGCTGATCAGCCGCACTGGAATCGACTCGCCTCCCTCAAGCTGAACCAAGGTATCCAAAGCTGGAAGCCTTCGCATTGCATCCAAATTTTGGTTACAAAATTCACCTGCAGCTTCTTCCATATCATTGGCACCTTGAAACGCGAGAAAGCGAGCGCGGCGATTGACCGCCAAGCGAAGCCCTTCAATTTCCACTTCGAAACGCTGCTCCGGTTGGGCTCCTTTCGGGAGCACGCAAACACGTCGTCCTTCCGATTCCTCGCCCACCGCTAAAAACACCGCACGAGCCGCCCCCGCGTCGATACGACGCACCCCGCGTCGAGCCTGAGCCCCATAGCACGCAGCGCCTCGAGCCACCGCGAGATCCGTCTCTCCGTTCTCCAGAACAACAGGCTCCCGCCCGTCTTGCCAAGCCGCCAGTTGGGCAAGCAAACGTTCTTGGATCAAACGCGGCGACAAGCTTCCACCATTGAACAAAACGAGATCTACTTGCCCCACTCCGCCCAAAAACTCGGCCAAGTGACGCGTCACGGCGCAGTCCGTGGCATAAGGCAATCCCATCTCCAGCAGGCCTTCCTGAGAACGCTCCGATTTCGCATCTCGCGGACAGCTCGGATAAAAGCCTTCCAGCACCAACTCCCTCGCTTGATCAGCCGCCACCTCCGTAGCCAGCGTGCCTGCGAACAAGGCGGAGCCCTTGCTCGGAATCGAAACCGAAATCTGCTCCTCGCCGCCACTCAAACAACGCTCCTTCAGCTCCCGAGCGCGACTTGTCAAGAAGCCCCATTGGTCCACGCTCAACGCTTCCCCATCCGGAGCCAACTCAGACTCCAGCGCATGGGCCAAGGCGAGATCGATGTTGTCGCCGCCTAACAGTAAATGCTCGCTCACCGAGACGCGCTCGATCTTGGGCATGCCCGCCTCCACATCGCCAACCGCAAATAGACTAAAGTCCGAAGTTCCACCCCCGATATCCACAACCAGGATACGCTCGCACGTACGAAGCTCCTTGG
The Pelagicoccus enzymogenes DNA segment above includes these coding regions:
- a CDS encoding YceI family protein, giving the protein MIPPQESIRYIAPNQLDASVASIVDVRTAEAFAACHADNALNFCVYEVTFVETIEKAVPDKGSTIVVYGESEQYHAAPVAAHRLQEAGYCNVFVLQGGLEAWIANELPHVKRAPAEKSLAGRYSLNLQKTKVRWIGRNLTNQHDGTIACKSGFLEIAADGSAQSGELVVDMKQIHCNDISDTKLSSLLVSHLESIDFFQTEKYPSAQFSLDRVFLDPTASPGTPNARMEGQMQIRGKKQPLHLECTLAQTDTGYVLQTQFDLDRTAFGAVYGSARFFERLGMHLVNDLVNLQITAFFEKKKTA
- a CDS encoding hsp70 family protein; its protein translation is MEPRYSIGIDLGTTNCALAFVELTEGAESQVLPIRQREMERTEVKRSSLPSFLYLTEEGNWEVGLYARERGREQPERLIHSAKSWLCHHSISPQAKTLPWRSKRVAEEEKLSPIEASAQLLKHLKQAWEERFGREAPFVEQLVTVTVPASFDAAAQAATREAANLAGYPESLRLLEEPQAAFYRWLEVTGENSKELRTCERILVVDIGGGTSDFSLFAVGDVEAGMPKIERVSVSEHLLLGGDNIDLALAHALESELAPDGEALSVDQWGFLTSRARELKERCLSGGEEQISVSIPSKGSALFAGTLATEVAADQARELVLEGFYPSCPRDAKSERSQEGLLEMGLPYATDCAVTRHLAEFLGGVGQVDLVLFNGGSLSPRLIQERLLAQLAAWQDGREPVVLENGETDLAVARGAACYGAQARRGVRRIDAGAARAVFLAVGEESEGRRVCVLPKGAQPEQRFEVEIEGLRLAVNRRARFLAFQGANDMEEAAGEFCNQNLDAMRRLPALDTLVQLEGGESIPVRLISEVNELGLLTVSCESLDDSKPGVWPLEFNLRGEFDFSPDAASRELGVSEAKLGKAKQVLKRGLSSKGQGLKGSRILKDLENALGAAKHEWNLDLCRALATVPLEGSAVISRGADAAESWLQLTGYLLRPGFGAAGDEARLDRLDELLEELDSASAKVEVQLLILLRRVVAGYPAVRQVELFERQFASLQNGRRAEAERVRLLASLEKVGLSQKQRLYGELIQRLDDQLKDGKPISVLLAGFGGLLSRVLLQASDDCIMPPDTVETLFDRLRKLDWSESDLSGAVPLFLKSARVVDDRSLNLSRKTAGKVASKLEKSGVPESRLLPLRDYVPVTRTERASSFGESLPPGLLLDGV
- a CDS encoding GntP family permease, which gives rise to MPLSLPVLIAAGATDLTPFLVLFAGIAFVVIAIGYLRIHPFISLVIAAVLVGSLSNLFAKTESNPITSAIGETMRQLGNTAGGIAWIIALAAIIGLCLMESGAADRIVRCMIKVFGEERAGYAMLASAFFLSIPVFFDTVFYLIVPLAQALAYRLGRHYVYFIVAVCTGAAITHSLVPPTPGPLLVVESLGLNLGHTIVGGITLGILPAIVGLRLGKALDAKLGIQLRDSGMLHTADLKEITEKDLSELPGFLMAALPVALPVLLIASSSFMGEFSSQESLGLIFTVIEVLGQKHVAMFIGALIAISLLARYRKLDKRSLWKALESPLGTAGTIILITAAGGAFGGMIRQSGIGETITELTEGSGFSFILLAWLVAAVMKVAQGSSTTSMITTSGIMAGILATLSATGASLGFDPFYIFAAIAFGAMFGSWMNDSGFWIVCKMTGFTESETLKTWTLSVSVISLTGLVQLLVLSHVVAYPFGR